A single window of Buchnera aphidicola (Aphis nasturtii) DNA harbors:
- a CDS encoding symmetrical bis(5'-nucleosyl)-tetraphosphatase, protein MSIYFISDIHGCYREFKILLKKSNFNIQTDYLWVAGDLVGRGPNSLKVMRYLYSIQDRINIVLGNHDLNLIAVYSGVKENKKENYFDEFLSAKDRHQLIHWLRSQPILKINEKQKIIMVHAGISSQWNLKTIKKCSLEIEKSLLSNDYPSFLKSVFNNKIDYWDFNLSKIDQLRYSINVFTRIRYCYPNGKLNLTCKKSPSVVQYPLLPWFFIPNKFQEKYSIVFGHWSSLKDTKVPNQFIPIDKGCCWGGKLLMLRWEDKKCFYQSYLG, encoded by the coding sequence ATGAGCATTTATTTTATCAGCGATATTCATGGTTGTTATAGAGAATTTAAAATACTTTTAAAAAAATCAAATTTTAATATTCAAACAGATTATTTATGGGTTGCAGGTGATTTAGTTGGTAGAGGTCCTAACTCATTGAAAGTAATGAGATATCTTTATTCTATACAAGACAGAATAAATATAGTGCTTGGAAATCATGATTTAAATTTAATTGCAGTATATTCCGGTGTCAAAGAAAATAAAAAAGAAAACTACTTCGATGAGTTTTTATCTGCTAAGGATCGTCATCAATTAATTCATTGGTTACGTTCTCAACCTATTTTAAAAATTAATGAAAAACAAAAAATTATTATGGTACATGCAGGCATTAGTTCACAATGGAATCTGAAGACCATAAAAAAATGCTCTTTAGAAATTGAAAAATCTTTATTAAGTAATGATTACCCGTCATTTTTAAAGTCTGTTTTTAATAATAAAATAGATTATTGGGATTTTAATTTAAGCAAAATTGATCAATTGCGATATAGTATTAATGTTTTTACACGTATCAGGTATTGTTATCCTAATGGAAAGTTAAATCTTACATGCAAAAAATCTCCTAGTGTTGTTCAATATCCATTATTACCATGGTTTTTTATTCCAAATAAATTTCAAGAAAAATATTCTATTGTTTTTGGGCATTGGTCTTCTTTAAAAGATACAAAGGTCCCTAATCAATTTATTCCGATAGATAAAGGTTGTTGCTGGGGTGGAAAATTATTAATGCTAAGATGGGAAGATAAAAAATGTTTTTATCAATCTTATTTAGGGTAA